One window of the Rhodococcus sovatensis genome contains the following:
- a CDS encoding serine/threonine-protein kinase: MPLKNGAVIAQRYRLLRLIATGGMGQVWEAMDNRLDRKVAVKVLKAEFSEDPEFLQRFRFEARTTAQLNHPGIAGVYDYGETRDEAGESLAYLVMELVNGEPLNAVLGRIGRLPLGHALDMLEQTGRSLQVAHSAGVVHRDVKPGNILITPAGLVKITDFGIAKAVDASPVTKTGMVMGTAQYIAPEQALGEEATSASDVYSLGVVGYEVLSGTRPFVGDGALTVAMKHVRDTPAPLPADLPPGVRELIEITMAKDPAARYANGGEFADAVAAVRAGRRPPAPGTSRGPGTGRVMMPGVVAASAPSSTQMMPTSHNQYTGPRTGAAAPAEPEPTGMSSAQKALAWGGAGLLLLAILIGGFVLLNREDETPAPFSPATTTQRTTTTTTTTTEPITTTTEPTTTRPTTTEPTTTTTEPTTTTTEPTTTQPTTTQPTTTTTNGGLTIPPFTIPGLPGTGGGGEEEPQAAGTPFVDKDSSGTDRQGQR; the protein is encoded by the coding sequence GTGCCACTGAAGAACGGTGCAGTCATTGCACAGCGCTACCGTCTGTTGCGATTGATCGCGACAGGCGGAATGGGCCAGGTGTGGGAGGCGATGGACAATCGCCTCGACCGCAAGGTCGCAGTCAAGGTGCTCAAAGCAGAGTTTTCCGAGGACCCGGAGTTCTTGCAGCGGTTCCGTTTCGAGGCTCGTACCACCGCGCAACTCAATCACCCCGGCATCGCAGGGGTGTACGACTACGGCGAGACGCGCGACGAAGCAGGCGAGTCGCTCGCGTACCTGGTGATGGAACTGGTCAACGGCGAGCCGCTCAACGCTGTGCTCGGACGGATCGGACGACTGCCGCTCGGCCACGCTCTCGACATGCTCGAGCAAACTGGCCGGTCGCTTCAGGTTGCGCACTCGGCAGGCGTCGTGCACCGTGACGTCAAGCCCGGCAACATCCTGATCACTCCCGCCGGTCTGGTGAAGATCACCGACTTCGGCATCGCGAAGGCAGTCGACGCGTCACCGGTGACGAAGACCGGCATGGTGATGGGCACTGCCCAGTACATTGCTCCCGAGCAGGCACTGGGAGAAGAAGCGACCTCCGCGAGTGACGTGTATTCACTCGGCGTCGTCGGCTACGAAGTTCTGTCCGGGACCCGTCCCTTCGTCGGTGACGGCGCGCTTACCGTCGCGATGAAACATGTCCGCGACACACCGGCACCTCTGCCGGCGGATCTCCCTCCCGGTGTTCGGGAGCTGATAGAGATCACGATGGCGAAGGATCCCGCTGCGCGTTATGCGAACGGCGGTGAGTTCGCCGATGCTGTCGCCGCAGTCCGTGCCGGCCGCAGACCGCCGGCGCCAGGTACCAGCCGAGGACCCGGCACCGGCAGGGTCATGATGCCCGGAGTGGTCGCGGCCTCAGCACCGAGCAGTACTCAGATGATGCCGACGTCGCACAATCAGTACACCGGTCCCCGTACGGGCGCCGCCGCGCCCGCGGAGCCGGAACCCACCGGAATGTCGTCGGCGCAGAAGGCTCTCGCGTGGGGCGGCGCCGGCTTGTTGTTACTTGCCATCCTCATCGGTGGCTTCGTGCTGTTGAACCGCGAAGACGAGACTCCGGCTCCCTTCAGCCCGGCCACGACGACGCAGCGGACCACGACGACCACCACCACCACCACCGAACCGATCACAACGACAACAGAACCGACGACAACGCGGCCGACGACGACGGAACCGACGACAACCACGACGGAACCGACCACAACGACAACAGAACCGACGACGACACAGCCGACCACGACACAGCCGACCACGACGACCACCAACGGCGGGCTCACCATCCCGCCATTCACCATTCCGGGCCTCCCCGGGACAGGCGGCGGCGGCGAAGAGGAACCGCAGGCCGCCGGAACCCCTTTCGTGGACAAAGACTCTTCTGGCACTGATCGACAAGGACAGCGATGA
- a CDS encoding FHA domain-containing protein FhaB/FipA, with protein sequence MQGLILQLTRAGFLLLLWFFVWAVLRTLRSDIYAASGMRMPARYSGGSKVLPSFNKQKVAKNLVVTQGGLAGTRISLGTQPVLIGRADDSTLVLTDDYASTRHARISPRGGDWYVEDLGSTNGTYLDRAKVTTAVRVPLGTPVRVGKTVIELRP encoded by the coding sequence GTGCAGGGCTTGATACTGCAGTTGACCCGAGCGGGTTTTCTGCTATTGCTGTGGTTCTTCGTCTGGGCCGTTCTTCGGACTCTTCGGAGTGACATCTATGCGGCGTCCGGCATGCGAATGCCCGCGCGGTACTCCGGCGGATCGAAAGTTCTTCCGTCGTTCAACAAACAGAAGGTTGCCAAGAATCTAGTGGTGACACAGGGCGGCCTCGCCGGAACAAGAATTTCACTCGGCACTCAGCCGGTGCTCATCGGCCGTGCCGACGATTCGACGCTGGTACTGACCGACGACTACGCGTCGACGCGGCACGCGCGCATCTCGCCGCGCGGCGGCGACTGGTACGTCGAGGACCTCGGTTCCACCAACGGCACCTACCTCGACCGAGCCAAGGTGACCACGGCCGTACGTGTCCCGCTCGGTACCCCGGTCCGTGTCGGTAAAACCGTGATAGAGCTGCGCCCGTGA
- a CDS encoding penicillin-binding protein 2 → MNTPLRRVSIAVMVMVVALLANATYLQVIKADDLRSDPRNSRVLLDEYSRQRGQISAGGQVLAASISTDDRYKYLRTYPPNQLAPNSPMANAPVTGFYSMLYSSTGLERTEDQVLNGSDDRLFGRRLFDLISGRDPRGGNVVTTIDPVVQQVAYDQLFSRGYTGAVVAIEPSTGNILAMASSPSYDPNLLASHDGAQTTEAWDQLNADPAKPLLNRAISATYPPGSTFKVLVTAAALENGASPDDQLTAASTITLPDTETSLENYNGSTCGSGATAALRDAFARSCNTAFVELGIKTGGDALRDTASAFGIGEETTSLPLPVADSTIGSIPDDAALGQSSIGQRDVALTPLQDAVIAATVANGGVRMAPHMVSQLQAPDLSNLSTTALDSRGQAISADTAATLTSLMIGSENNTGGEGKIAGVQIASKTGTAEHGTDPRNTPPHAWYIGFAPAEDPKIAIAVIVEDGGDRALAATGGSVAAPVGRAVIAAGLQGR, encoded by the coding sequence ATGAACACTCCTCTCCGCCGCGTGTCCATCGCCGTCATGGTGATGGTCGTCGCACTGCTGGCGAATGCCACGTACCTGCAGGTGATCAAAGCCGACGACTTGCGCTCCGATCCTCGCAACTCCCGGGTGCTGCTCGACGAGTACTCCCGTCAGCGCGGACAGATCTCCGCGGGCGGACAGGTGCTGGCCGCCTCGATCTCCACCGACGATCGATACAAGTACCTGCGCACGTATCCGCCGAATCAGTTGGCTCCCAACAGTCCGATGGCCAATGCCCCGGTCACCGGGTTCTACTCGATGCTCTACTCGAGCACCGGCCTCGAACGCACCGAAGATCAGGTGCTCAACGGCTCCGACGACCGCCTTTTCGGTCGCCGACTGTTCGATCTGATTTCCGGTCGCGATCCGCGTGGTGGAAACGTCGTCACGACCATCGACCCCGTCGTGCAGCAGGTCGCCTACGATCAGCTGTTCTCCAGGGGATACACCGGTGCCGTGGTCGCGATCGAGCCGTCGACGGGGAACATCCTCGCGATGGCCAGCTCACCCAGTTACGACCCGAACCTGCTGGCGAGCCACGACGGTGCCCAGACCACCGAGGCGTGGGACCAACTCAATGCCGATCCCGCCAAGCCCCTGCTCAACCGCGCGATCTCGGCGACGTATCCACCCGGATCGACATTCAAGGTTCTCGTGACCGCTGCAGCTCTGGAGAACGGTGCAAGCCCCGACGATCAGCTGACCGCTGCCTCGACGATCACGCTGCCGGACACCGAGACATCCCTCGAGAACTACAACGGGAGCACCTGTGGCAGCGGCGCGACCGCGGCGCTTCGGGATGCCTTCGCCCGCTCGTGCAACACCGCGTTCGTCGAACTCGGAATCAAAACCGGTGGCGACGCCCTGCGTGACACGGCGAGCGCCTTCGGGATCGGCGAGGAAACCACGTCGCTGCCGCTTCCCGTCGCCGACAGCACCATCGGATCCATTCCAGACGATGCAGCCCTCGGCCAGAGCAGCATCGGTCAGCGCGACGTCGCGCTGACCCCGCTACAGGACGCGGTGATTGCGGCCACCGTCGCCAACGGCGGCGTCCGGATGGCTCCGCACATGGTCAGCCAATTGCAGGCGCCCGACCTGTCGAACTTGTCGACCACAGCCCTCGACTCGAGGGGACAGGCGATCAGCGCTGACACCGCCGCGACATTGACGTCGCTGATGATCGGGTCGGAGAACAACACCGGTGGCGAGGGCAAGATCGCCGGCGTTCAGATCGCGTCTAAGACCGGCACGGCCGAGCACGGTACCGACCCGCGGAACACGCCGCCGCATGCCTGGTACATCGGCTTCGCGCCAGCCGAAGACCCGAAAATAGCCATCGCCGTCATCGTCGAGGACGGTGGCGACCGTGCCCTCGCTGCGACCGGCGGGTCGGTCGCAGCTCCGGTCGGTCGCGCTGTCATCGCTGCCGGATTGCAGGGGAGGTGA
- a CDS encoding PP2C family serine/threonine-protein phosphatase, translating into MTLVLRYAARSDRGLVRSNNEDSVYAGARLLALADGMGGHAAGEVASQLMIAALAHLDDDEPGDDLLGKLEAATREGNASIADQVEEEPELDGMGTTLTAILFAGRKIGLVHIGDSRAYMLRETKLTQITRDDTFVQSLVDEGRITAEQAHTHPQRSLIMRALTGNEIEPTLTVREARAGDRYLLCSDGLSDVVSDETIENTMNEGDCAECADRLIELALRSGGPDNVTVVVADVIDLDYGQSSPILGGAASTEDEEDAPPPNTAAGRAAAMRPPRSTPKRVATPPPVPEKKSHKLRWTLVALALIALLVGGAFVANTAIRNNYYVGEDNNRVAVMRGVPGSILGYSLQSVHSIGCLGDDGALTLTAPDTAPSNCEVFEIDDLAPAAREQVRAGLPSGKLDDANGQMNRLASGDLLPECAAVAEVTTTTEAPAPTSAPPAAPPADPAAPPADPAAPPAEPAPTTTPAPTVPQLPGQNCRAGT; encoded by the coding sequence GTGACCCTGGTACTCCGGTATGCAGCGCGCAGCGATCGCGGACTGGTCCGCTCGAACAACGAGGATTCGGTCTACGCAGGCGCACGCCTTCTCGCGCTTGCCGACGGTATGGGTGGACATGCTGCGGGCGAGGTCGCATCGCAACTGATGATCGCCGCTCTGGCCCACCTCGACGACGACGAGCCGGGCGACGACCTTCTCGGCAAACTCGAGGCGGCGACCCGAGAGGGCAACGCGTCCATCGCCGATCAGGTAGAGGAAGAACCCGAGCTCGACGGCATGGGCACCACATTGACCGCAATTCTGTTCGCGGGCAGGAAGATCGGACTCGTCCATATCGGCGATTCCCGCGCCTACATGCTGCGCGAGACGAAGCTGACGCAGATCACTCGAGACGACACGTTCGTCCAGTCGCTCGTCGACGAAGGGCGTATCACCGCCGAACAGGCGCACACCCACCCGCAGCGGTCGCTGATCATGCGGGCGCTCACCGGCAACGAAATCGAGCCGACACTGACGGTTCGCGAAGCTCGCGCCGGCGACAGATACCTGCTGTGCTCGGACGGTCTGTCCGATGTCGTCAGCGACGAAACCATCGAGAACACGATGAACGAGGGTGATTGCGCGGAATGCGCAGACCGACTCATCGAACTCGCGCTGCGAAGCGGCGGACCCGACAACGTCACCGTCGTCGTCGCCGATGTCATCGATCTCGACTACGGGCAGAGCTCACCGATTCTCGGTGGCGCAGCCAGTACCGAGGACGAAGAGGATGCCCCGCCGCCCAACACCGCTGCCGGCCGCGCGGCCGCCATGCGGCCACCTCGGTCGACGCCCAAGCGGGTTGCAACCCCTCCCCCGGTGCCGGAGAAGAAGTCTCACAAACTTCGCTGGACCCTGGTGGCGTTGGCCCTCATCGCACTGCTGGTGGGCGGAGCGTTCGTCGCGAACACCGCCATCAGAAACAACTACTACGTCGGTGAGGACAACAATCGCGTCGCAGTGATGCGGGGCGTGCCCGGTTCGATCCTGGGCTACTCGTTGCAATCGGTGCATTCCATCGGATGCCTCGGCGACGACGGTGCGCTCACCCTGACGGCACCGGACACTGCTCCGAGCAATTGCGAGGTCTTCGAGATCGACGATCTCGCGCCGGCCGCTCGTGAGCAGGTTCGCGCGGGACTACCGTCGGGCAAGCTCGATGACGCGAACGGGCAGATGAATCGACTCGCGTCGGGCGACCTTCTTCCCGAGTGCGCGGCTGTCGCTGAGGTGACCACCACGACCGAAGCCCCGGCGCCCACATCGGCGCCCCCCGCGGCGCCTCCTGCCGATCCCGCCGCACCGCCCGCAGATCCGGCAGCTCCCCCGGCGGAACCGGCGCCGACCACCACACCCGCGCCTACGGTGCCTCAACTGCCTGGTCAGAACTGCAGGGCCGGTACTTGA
- a CDS encoding FtsW/RodA/SpoVE family cell cycle protein, producing the protein MSSNPSVGASFPSPPGGFAPAPVQSNRRNVELLLLGIAVLITTFSLVLVEASQEQAVTWDLAKYGLAYLALVTIAHLAVRRFAPYADPLLLPIVALLNGLGLVLIHRLDLADQQSAEYLGQEIPSPDATQQVLWTTLAIAGFIVLLVLLRDYRTLARYSYTVGLCGLVLLAIPALLPSAFSEVNGSKIWIRLPGFSIQPGEFAKILLLIFFASLLVAKRELFTTAGKHFLGMDFPRARDLGPILLVWIVSVGVLVFEKDLGSSLLIFGTVLVMIYIATERVGWLIIGFGLLLVGFLFAYQVFGHVKIRTDTWLHPFDDYNDTGYQIVQSMFSFATGGLAGTGLGSGRPSQVPFAKTDFIIAAVGEELGLIGLTAVLILYLVFIIRGLRTALAVRDSFGKLLAAGLSFTVAIQLFVVVGGVTKLIPLTGLTTPYLSYGGSSLLANYLLLALLIKISDAAREPATPKKKPAPAAPIAEAPTEMVKRS; encoded by the coding sequence ATGAGCTCCAATCCATCTGTGGGGGCGTCCTTTCCGAGCCCACCGGGCGGATTCGCGCCCGCTCCCGTCCAGTCCAATCGTCGAAACGTCGAATTGCTGCTCCTTGGCATCGCCGTTCTGATCACCACGTTCTCGCTGGTGCTCGTCGAGGCGAGCCAGGAACAGGCAGTCACGTGGGATCTCGCCAAGTACGGCCTTGCCTATCTCGCGCTCGTCACGATTGCGCATCTGGCAGTGCGCAGGTTCGCGCCGTACGCGGATCCGCTGCTGCTTCCGATCGTGGCGTTGCTCAACGGGCTCGGTTTGGTTCTGATTCACCGGCTCGATCTGGCGGATCAGCAATCCGCCGAATATCTAGGGCAGGAGATTCCGTCGCCCGACGCGACCCAGCAGGTGCTGTGGACAACGCTTGCGATCGCCGGTTTCATCGTGCTTCTCGTGCTTCTTCGCGACTACCGAACCCTGGCTCGGTACAGCTACACCGTCGGTTTGTGCGGTCTGGTGCTGTTGGCGATCCCAGCGCTTCTCCCGTCGGCCTTTTCCGAGGTGAACGGTTCCAAGATCTGGATCAGGCTGCCCGGGTTCAGCATTCAGCCCGGCGAGTTCGCCAAGATACTGCTGTTGATCTTCTTCGCGTCGCTACTCGTCGCCAAGCGAGAGCTGTTCACCACCGCAGGTAAGCACTTCCTCGGCATGGACTTTCCGCGTGCACGCGATCTCGGACCGATTCTGCTGGTGTGGATCGTCTCCGTCGGAGTCCTCGTCTTCGAGAAGGACCTCGGATCATCACTGCTGATCTTCGGCACCGTGTTGGTGATGATCTACATCGCCACCGAACGCGTCGGCTGGCTCATCATCGGCTTCGGTCTGCTGCTGGTCGGATTTCTCTTCGCCTACCAGGTATTCGGCCACGTCAAGATTCGCACCGACACCTGGCTTCATCCCTTCGACGACTACAACGACACCGGTTACCAGATCGTCCAGTCGATGTTCAGCTTCGCTACGGGTGGTCTCGCCGGTACCGGCCTGGGCAGTGGGCGACCCTCACAGGTGCCGTTCGCGAAGACGGACTTCATCATCGCAGCGGTCGGTGAAGAGCTCGGTCTCATCGGGCTCACCGCCGTCCTGATCCTGTACTTGGTCTTCATCATCCGTGGGCTTCGCACCGCACTCGCCGTTCGTGACAGCTTCGGCAAGCTCCTCGCTGCCGGCCTGTCCTTCACGGTCGCGATTCAGTTGTTCGTTGTCGTCGGCGGCGTCACCAAGCTCATTCCGCTGACGGGTCTGACCACGCCCTATCTGTCCTACGGAGGATCGTCGCTTCTCGCCAACTATCTGCTTCTCGCACTACTGATCAAGATCTCCGACGCCGCACGTGAACCCGCGACGCCGAAGAAGAAGCCGGCCCCGGCAGCCCCGATCGCAGAGGCGCCGACCGAGATGGTGAAACGCTCATGA
- a CDS encoding DUF881 domain-containing protein produces the protein MPSDDRHTRTTSLVWQVLTVVVCLVVGMLLATTRQFSHGDEIRRSDTTRLSSLVRSAQVSADDAETIRDDLAERVDELRNTAGTVDADVGDALAQTRPLTAPAGMTAESGPGVVVTMTDAPRGPDGRYASDASPDDLVVHQQDVQSVLNALWAGGATAIAMQDQRIASRVAPRCIGNTLLLGGRTYSPPYVVTAIGDPTELTASLDREPGVTVFRQYALRYGLGYTADASEQVDVPAYDGSIRMQYAQPG, from the coding sequence ATGCCCTCGGACGATCGGCACACGAGGACGACATCCTTGGTGTGGCAGGTACTCACAGTGGTGGTGTGCCTCGTTGTCGGGATGCTCCTGGCTACGACGAGGCAGTTCTCGCACGGCGACGAGATTCGCCGTAGTGACACGACGAGACTGTCTTCTCTGGTGCGGTCCGCGCAGGTCAGTGCCGATGATGCCGAGACGATCCGTGACGACCTAGCCGAGCGGGTCGACGAACTTCGAAACACTGCGGGCACGGTCGACGCCGACGTCGGCGACGCGCTGGCGCAGACTCGACCGCTGACGGCCCCCGCGGGTATGACGGCCGAGTCGGGACCGGGCGTCGTCGTGACGATGACGGATGCCCCGAGAGGTCCGGACGGGCGCTACGCATCGGACGCGTCGCCCGATGATCTCGTCGTACATCAACAGGACGTACAGAGCGTCCTCAATGCCCTGTGGGCAGGCGGTGCGACTGCGATTGCGATGCAGGATCAACGAATCGCAAGTCGAGTTGCTCCTAGGTGCATCGGAAACACCCTGCTGTTGGGTGGCCGCACGTACAGCCCGCCGTACGTGGTGACAGCGATCGGGGATCCGACCGAGCTGACGGCATCCCTCGACCGGGAGCCGGGCGTCACGGTATTTCGTCAGTACGCGTTGCGGTACGGCCTCGGCTATACCGCGGACGCATCCGAGCAAGTGGACGTTCCGGCGTACGACGGGTCGATCCGGATGCAGTACGCCCAGCCAGGGTGA
- the crgA gene encoding cell division protein CrgA, producing the protein MPKSKVRKKKDYVIAPGTRTPGSVKAGPSSPFYVAVMLGFMLLGLLWLLVYYLAAENISWMNSLGAWNFLIGFGFMVVGLVMTMRWR; encoded by the coding sequence ATGCCGAAGTCGAAGGTTCGCAAGAAGAAGGACTACGTGATCGCACCGGGGACGCGCACTCCCGGTTCGGTCAAGGCAGGTCCGTCCAGTCCGTTCTACGTGGCAGTGATGTTGGGATTCATGCTGCTCGGGCTGCTGTGGCTGCTCGTGTACTACCTGGCGGCAGAGAACATCTCTTGGATGAACAGCCTCGGAGCATGGAACTTCTTGATCGGTTTCGGATTCATGGTGGTCGGCCTCGTCATGACCATGCGGTGGCGTTGA
- the pknB gene encoding Stk1 family PASTA domain-containing Ser/Thr kinase, which yields MTTPRNLSSRYELGEILGFGGMSEVHLARDNRLDRDVAIKVLRADLARDPTFYLRFRREAQNAAALNHPAIVAVYDTGEAETEAGPLPFIVMEYVEGSTLRDIVRGEGPMAPRHAMEVIADVCAALDFSHRNGIVHRDVKPANVMINNAGAVKVMDFGIARAIADSSSPMTQTAAVIGTAQYLSPEQARGEQVDARSDVYSLGCVLFEVLTGEPPFKGDSPVAVAYQHVREDPELPSRVNADVPRELDSIILKAMAKNPANRYQSAAEMRTDLVRVLGGQRPSAPTVMNDEDRTTILGSMDARAPLPRSSTASEPASTASGRHAGVDDEGPRHRGVRIALLSLAAVVVVAIIGGFLWSLGPGSSPARVAIPDVTGLSASDAQARLAEADLRFDIEEKADATVPPGAVIATRPGAGAEVDTKSAVNLDVSSGPEQVQVPQLAGKTQQQAAQALSALGLELDGAVARAASTPENLDKVVEQNPSSGVGITVGSSVKITLGSGPAQVRVPNVVGQQVEVAQPNVEGAGFQVKVENIDSSQPLGEVVSTSPAGGSNAVAGDTVTLRVSNGDKIPMPDLLGLTAAQAKTALEAAGWTGSATSIITSQESTLDPTMVNRVVNQAEPAGSEITKSQTVNISLGVLGIPGR from the coding sequence ATGACGACTCCCCGCAACCTCTCGTCCCGCTACGAGTTGGGCGAGATTCTCGGATTCGGTGGCATGTCCGAGGTCCACCTGGCACGCGACAACCGACTCGACCGCGACGTGGCAATCAAGGTGCTTCGCGCAGACCTTGCGCGCGACCCGACGTTCTATCTGCGTTTCCGCCGTGAGGCGCAGAATGCGGCAGCACTCAACCACCCCGCCATCGTCGCTGTGTACGACACCGGCGAGGCCGAGACCGAAGCCGGTCCGTTGCCGTTCATCGTCATGGAATACGTCGAGGGCAGCACGCTGCGTGACATCGTCCGAGGCGAAGGCCCTATGGCGCCGCGCCATGCGATGGAGGTCATCGCCGATGTGTGTGCGGCACTCGACTTCTCGCACCGCAACGGAATCGTCCACCGTGACGTCAAACCCGCGAATGTGATGATCAACAACGCGGGCGCAGTCAAGGTCATGGACTTCGGCATCGCCAGGGCCATTGCCGACAGCTCGAGTCCCATGACGCAGACCGCAGCCGTCATCGGCACCGCCCAGTACCTCTCCCCGGAGCAAGCCCGAGGCGAGCAGGTCGACGCCCGCTCCGACGTCTATTCTCTCGGCTGCGTCCTGTTCGAGGTACTGACCGGGGAACCTCCGTTCAAGGGCGACTCTCCCGTCGCCGTGGCCTACCAGCACGTGCGCGAAGATCCCGAGCTACCGTCGCGCGTCAATGCAGACGTGCCTCGCGAACTGGACTCGATCATCCTCAAGGCGATGGCCAAGAACCCAGCGAACCGGTATCAGTCCGCTGCCGAGATGCGCACCGACCTGGTCCGCGTGCTCGGCGGCCAACGTCCGAGCGCGCCGACGGTCATGAACGACGAGGATCGCACCACGATCCTCGGCTCGATGGATGCGCGGGCTCCACTTCCACGCTCGTCCACCGCGTCGGAGCCTGCGAGCACGGCCAGCGGCCGACACGCAGGTGTCGACGACGAAGGTCCCCGACACAGGGGCGTCCGAATCGCACTGCTGTCGCTTGCTGCAGTCGTGGTCGTCGCAATCATCGGCGGGTTCCTGTGGTCTCTCGGCCCCGGCTCGTCCCCGGCTCGCGTCGCCATTCCCGACGTGACCGGTCTGTCGGCATCGGACGCCCAGGCACGACTCGCGGAAGCAGACCTCCGGTTCGACATCGAGGAGAAGGCCGACGCGACAGTTCCCCCCGGCGCCGTGATTGCCACGAGGCCGGGGGCGGGTGCCGAGGTCGACACCAAGAGCGCAGTCAACCTGGACGTGTCCAGCGGTCCGGAACAGGTCCAGGTCCCGCAGCTCGCAGGCAAGACCCAGCAGCAGGCCGCACAAGCACTGTCGGCGCTGGGACTGGAACTCGACGGCGCCGTCGCTCGGGCAGCATCCACGCCGGAGAATCTGGACAAGGTCGTCGAGCAGAATCCGTCTTCGGGCGTCGGGATCACCGTCGGATCGTCGGTGAAGATCACCCTGGGCAGCGGACCTGCGCAGGTGCGAGTCCCCAACGTCGTCGGGCAGCAGGTCGAGGTGGCGCAGCCCAACGTCGAGGGGGCAGGTTTCCAGGTGAAAGTCGAGAACATCGACTCGAGCCAGCCGCTCGGCGAGGTCGTCTCGACCAGCCCCGCCGGTGGATCCAACGCAGTCGCAGGTGACACCGTCACGTTGCGCGTGTCCAATGGCGACAAGATCCCCATGCCGGATCTACTGGGGCTGACCGCGGCACAGGCAAAGACCGCTCTCGAGGCGGCAGGCTGGACCGGCTCGGCGACGAGCATCATCACGTCGCAGGAGAGCACTCTCGATCCGACCATGGTCAACCGCGTGGTGAATCAAGCCGAACCCGCTGGATCGGAGATCACCAAGTCACAGACGGTGAACATCAGCCTCGGTGTTCTGGGGATACCCGGCAGGTAG
- a CDS encoding PH domain-containing protein has product MWIKPVDNLSDDPQGVDEQRWATPMPAVFALAFGGFALVIAAILTDTDPAGRFLVTVAALGLWIIAGLAAYQRPRLWMNDSTVSMKRLTGVQTYRREEIVRIKTVKYPRLGRRVPMLEMDVRRAGEDDDRLVIFGRWDLGTNPQDVYDALERGGFVPEASQ; this is encoded by the coding sequence ATGTGGATAAAGCCTGTGGATAACTTATCCGACGATCCACAGGGTGTGGATGAACAGCGGTGGGCGACGCCGATGCCGGCCGTATTCGCACTTGCCTTCGGCGGATTTGCACTGGTCATCGCTGCGATATTGACGGATACGGATCCCGCCGGCCGGTTCTTGGTGACCGTGGCGGCCCTCGGCCTGTGGATAATTGCCGGTCTCGCGGCCTACCAGCGGCCACGTCTGTGGATGAACGACAGCACAGTGTCGATGAAACGACTCACCGGCGTGCAGACGTACCGACGCGAGGAGATCGTACGAATCAAGACGGTGAAGTACCCCCGCCTCGGACGGCGCGTACCGATGCTGGAGATGGACGTGCGCCGCGCTGGGGAAGACGACGACCGATTGGTCATCTTCGGCAGGTGGGATCTGGGGACGAACCCCCAGGACGTCTACGATGCCCTCGAACGCGGCGGGTTCGTGCCCGAAGCGTCACAGTGA
- a CDS encoding aminodeoxychorismate/anthranilate synthase component II, translating to MRIMVVDNYDSFVFNLVQYLGQLGVDATVWRNDDPRLDDRDAVAREFDGILLSPGPGTPHRAGATMDLVTAAATARTPLLGVCLGHQAIGAAFGATVDRAPELLHGKTSSVHHIGVGVLEGLPQPFTATRYHSLTVLEDTIPEELEVTGRTESGLVMAMRHRELPIHGVQFHPESILTEGGHRMLANWLSICGAESDDALIGQLEAQVALAFR from the coding sequence ATGCGCATCATGGTCGTCGACAACTACGACAGCTTCGTCTTCAATCTGGTCCAGTACCTCGGCCAACTCGGTGTGGACGCGACCGTCTGGCGAAACGACGATCCACGCCTCGACGACAGGGATGCGGTCGCCCGCGAGTTCGACGGCATTCTGCTGAGCCCCGGCCCCGGTACCCCGCATCGAGCAGGCGCGACGATGGACCTGGTGACCGCAGCGGCGACCGCGAGGACTCCGCTGCTCGGAGTGTGCTTGGGACACCAAGCGATCGGAGCTGCCTTCGGAGCGACGGTCGATCGCGCCCCGGAGCTCCTGCACGGAAAGACCAGTTCGGTCCACCACATCGGTGTGGGTGTACTCGAGGGCCTGCCGCAGCCATTCACGGCCACCCGCTATCACTCGTTGACGGTCCTCGAGGACACGATCCCCGAAGAACTGGAAGTCACCGGACGAACCGAATCAGGTCTGGTGATGGCGATGCGCCATCGAGAGCTGCCGATCCATGGTGTCCAATTCCACCCCGAGTCGATCCTCACCGAAGGCGGGCATCGGATGCTGGCGAACTGGTTGTCGATCTGCGGTGCAGAATCGGACGACGCCTTGATCGGTCAGCTCGAGGCGCAGGTAGCGCTCGCGTTCCGCTAG